The DNA region GCGGATTCGGGACGGTCCGGAACCGGGGACGAAACCGGTCCCCTCGCAGATGGCCGCGGTGAGGGATGCCTTTGCCAGGCCCTTTTCCGTCGGCCTTCCCGTCTCACGCCAGCCGCCCCTGGTGCCGCACGTCCTTTCCCTTCACCATGAAGATGACGTCTTCGCAGATGTTCGTCGCGTGGTCGGCCACCCGCTCGAGGTGCCGGGAGACGAGGATCAGGTCCATCGCCCTCGGGATGGTCTTCGGGTCGGAGATCATGTAGGTCAGAAGCTCCCGTAACACCTGGTCCTTGAGTTGGTCGACGGCGTCGTCCTTGAGGATGTTCTGGTAGGCGAGGTCGGCGTCGCCGCCGACGAACGCGTCGAGGGCGGCCTTCAGCATCTCCTCGGCGATCTCCGCCATCCGCGGGATGTCGATGAGCGGTTTGAGCAGCGGGACCGCGAGGAGCGACTCCGCGCGCTCGACGATGTTGATCGCCTGGTCCCCGATCCGCTCCATGTCCGTGTTGATCTTCATCGCGGCCGTGATGAACCGCAGGTCCGTCGCCGCGGGCTGCCGGCGCGCGAGGAACTCGAGGCAGGCCTCGTCGATGTCGATGTGGAGTTGGTTCACCTGGGTTTCCATCGCCCGGACCTCCGCAAAAAGCTCGGTCTTGCGGTCGGCCAGCGCCTGGACGGACAGGTGCGTCATGTGCTCGACCAGCCCCCCCATCCGCAGCACCGCCTCCCGGATGTTGGTCAACTCTTGCGAAAAGTGCCTCTTCATCGCTCTCCCCGACCGGCCGCTTATCCGAACCGGCCGGTGATGTATTCCTCGGTTCGCTTGTCCGAGGGATTCGTAAACATTTTCGCGCTCTTGTCCATCTCGATCAGCTCGCCCAGGAGGAAGAAGGCGACGGAATCCGAGATCCGGGCCGCCTGCTGCATGTTGTGGGTTACGACGACGATCGTGTACTTCTCGCTCAAGTCCTCGATCAGGTCCTCGATCTTCGACGTGGAGACCGGGTCAAGGGCGGAACACGGCTCGTCCATCAGCAGCACCTCCGGCTCGACCGCCAGCGCGCGCGCGATGCACAGCCGCTGCTGCTGCCCGCCGGACAGCGAGGACCCCATCTGGTCCAGATGGTCCTTGACCTCCTCCCACAGCGCCGCCATGCGCAGGGATTTCTCCACCACGTCGGCGATTTCTCCGCGGGATTTTCTTCTTCCGTTGAGCCGGAGCCCCACGGCCACGTTGTCGTACACCGACATGCGGGGGAACGGGTTCGGCTGCTGGAAGACCATCCCGACCTTCCTTCGGAGAAGAACCGGATCGACCTCCTCGGAGAGGACGTTCCTGCCGTCGAACAGGACCTCTCCGGCCGTGCGGAAGCCGGGGGTGAGCTCGTGCATCCGGTTCAGACAGCGGATGAAGGTGCTTTTCCCGCAGCCCGACGGACCCATGACGGAGGTGACCGAGTTGCGCCGGATCCCCATGGTGATGTCCTTCAGCACCTGGTGATCGCCGAACCAGGCGGACAGGGTTTTCACTTCGATCGCGTTCTCCATCGCCTCCATCCCCGGCTATCTTCGTGTCCGGACGAGAAGCCTCGCCCCGATGCTTAAGACGAGGACCAGCAGGATGAGGACGACCGCCCCGGCCCACGCCTTGTCGTGCCAATCATCATACGGGGAAATCGCATAGGTGAACACCTGGAGGGGGACCGCCGCGATCGGCTGGTCGAGTCCCGTCTGCCAGAACTGGTTCCCCAGCGCCGTGAACAGCAGGGGGGCGGTCTCCCCGACGATCCGCGCCATCGCGAGCAGGATCCCCGTAACGATCCCGGCCGATGCCGTGCGCACCGTGATGAAGAGCGTCGTCTTCCAGCGCTCGATCCCGAGCGCCAGGGCCGCCTCGCGCACCGGCACCGGGACGGTTTTCAGCATCTCCTCGGTGGTGCGGACCACGATCGGGAGGAAGATCATCGCGAGCGCGCTGGCGCCGGCCAAGGCCGAGAACCGCTTCATCGGGAGGACCCAGAGGACGTAGCCGAAGATCCCCATGATGATCGAGGGGACGCCGGCCAGCAGGTCGACCGCGAAGCGGACGACGGAGGCGAACGCCCCCTTGCCGTATTCGGCGAGATAGATGCCCGACAGAACCGCGAGGGGGATTCCTCCGGCCATTGCCAGCCCCGCGACCGTGAGGGTTCCCAGGATTCCGTTCGCGATCCCCCCCCCGGGCTCCCCGACGGGCCGGGGAAGATCGGTCAACAGGGACCATTTCAGCTCCTTCGCCCCCTTCCAGAGCAGGTCGGAGAAGATCAGGAAGAGGGGGAGGATCACGAGGAACGCGCTCAGGAGGAACAGCGCTTTCATGATCCTGTCGGTGGCCTTGCGCCGGTAGGCGACCGATTTCATCTTCCGGTCCTCTTCGACTCTGCCGGGGTGAAGCGCTTCAGGATCAACTTCGCCGCGAAGTTGACGACGATCGTCAGGAGGAAGAGCACGAGGCCGATTTCGACCAGGGCCGAAAGATAGAGGTCGCCGGTCGCCTCCGTGAATTCGTTGGCGATCACCGCAGCCATCGAGTAGCCCGGCTGGAAGAGGGACAAGACGATGTCCGGCCGGTTGCCGATCACCATGGTGACCGCCATCGTCTCCCCCAGGGCCCTTCCCAGTCCGAGGATCGTCGCCCCGAAGATCCCCGGGATGCAGTGCTGCCCGATGACGATCCGGATCATCTCCCAATGGGTTCCGCCCAGAGAGAGGACCGCCTCCTTCTGCACCCGGGGGACGGTGGCCAGGACCTCCCGGCTCACCGACAGGATAAACGGGAGGATCATGATCGAGAGAAGGACCCCAGCGGCGAGCATGCTCGGGCCGTAGACGGGCCCCTGGAAAAGGGGGATCCACCCCAGGACGCGCGAGGCCGGCTTCATGAAATAGTCACGCAGAATCGGTACGAGGACGAAGATCCCCCACAGGCCGTAGATGACGCTCGGGATGGCCGCCAGGAGCTCGGCCAGGAAGGAGATCGGGGTCTTGAGCCATTCCGGCGCGAATTCGTTGATGAAGATCGCGGCCCCCACCCCGAGGGGCAGGGCGATGAGGATCGCGAGGAACGAGGAGACCACGGTGCCGTAGAGAAACGGGAGCGCCCCGAATTCCTCGAGAACCGGATCCCAGGTCGTGTTCGTGGCGAAGGAGGCACCGATCTTCCGGATCGCGGGAAGCGACTCACGAACCAGGAGCCCGAACAGGAGGAGGGTCAGGGTGAGGACTCCCAGCGCGAAGAGAGCGGTCGTCTTCTCGAATAAATAGTCCTTTATGTTTCCGCGGAGTTTCATTCTTCCGGTCGATGCGGTCGTCTTGCCTACCCTCTTGTTGCAGAAAAAGAAGGGAAGGCACGCCCCTCCCTTCCCGTTTCCCGTGGTTCCCCTGCGGAAGAACGATTTAGTAGAGACTCTTGCCCTTGTACTGGATCTGTTTCAACGTGGCATCCACTTTCTCGACGACCGGCTTGGGGATCGGTGCGTAGAGAAGGGGAGCGTTCATCTTCTGCCCGTCGCTCATAGCCCACTTCAGGAACGTGACGAGGGCCTTTCCCTTCGCTTCGTCCTTCTGGTCCTTGTACAGGAGGATCCAGGTCAGGCCGCAGATCGGATAGGCGTCCTTGCCCGGTGCGTCCACCAGGGAGACACGGAAGTCGGCGGGCATCGTCTTGGCCGCGCCGGCCGCGGCTTCCGACGTCGCCTCGAGGGAGGGAAGGACGAAGTTCCCTTCCCGGTTCCGCAAGGCCGCCATCGCCATCTTGTTCTGCGTCGCGTAGGCAAGCTCCACGTAGCCGATGGCGCCGGGGGTCTGCTTGACCGCGCCGGCCACGCCTTCGTTCCCCTTGCCCCCCAGGCCGACGGGCCACCGGACCGATTTCCCCCGGCCGACCTTCTCCTTCCACTCGGCGCTGACGGTGGCGAGGTAATTGGTGAAGATGTCGGTCGTTCCCGAGCCGTCCGACCGGTGGGCCACCACGATGTCCGACCCGGGCAATTTCGCTCCCGGATTGGGCAACGCGATCTTCGGATCGTTCCACTTCGTGATCTTCCCGAGGAAGATCTCCGCGAGGGCATCCGGGGTCAGCCGCAAGCCCGGTCCCACCGCCCCCAGATGGTAGACGACCGCGACCGCGCCGATCGCCGTGGGGATGTGCAGGATCGGCCCGGGAAGCTTGGCCATCTCCTCGTCCGTCATCGGTGCGTCGGTGGCGCCGAAATCGACCGTCCCCGCGGTGACCTGACGGATTCCTCCGCCCGACCCGATCGACTGGTAGTTGAAGTTCACGCCGGGGTGCGCGTTGGAATATTCGTAGAACCACTTGGAATACAGGGGGTAGGGGAAGGTCGCCCCCGCTCCGGTCACGGTGAGCGAATCTGCAGCAATCCCCGGGGTCGTCCCCGCGAAGCCGATCACCATCCCGAACAGAGCCAAACCGAGTGCGAAAAGATTTTTCCTCATGCCTTTCCTCCTTGGGCGTTCCTTGTCCGGCATGGAAGGATGATAAGAAATCTATATCAAGCACGGATGAGGCGGGTGTGAAGTTTGTGTTAAGAATCCCGCGCGGGGATCCCCGCGGGGATCCGGATCAGGAATTTCGTCCCTTCCCCCATCCGGCTTTCCACGCGGATCGACCCGCCGTGGGCTTCCACGATATGTTTCGCGATGGAAAGCCCCAGGCCGGTACCCCCGATTTCGCGGGATCTTCCCTTGTCGACACGGTAGAACCGTTCGAAGATGCGCGGGAGATGCTCCCGGGGGATTCCCGGCCCGTCGTCCTCCACTTCGATCCGGATCGCGCCCTCCCGGCCGCTTCCGCGCAGCCGGATGCGTCCGTGCTCCCTGCCGTGCCGGATCGCGTTGTCCACGAGATTGGACACCGCAAGGGTGAGGCTCCGAAGGTCCGCGCGAAGCGTGATGTCCTCCCCGGGTTCGACAAGGAACGACTTCCCCCGTTGCTCCGCGACGGACCGGTGGAGGGATGCGACCCGGTCGAGGAAGACGGGAAGGGGGATTTCCTCTCTCGAAAGGGCAAGGTGAGCGGATTCCGCGCGGGAAAGCTGCAGGAGGTCGTTTACGAGATCCTCCATACGCAGAACATTGGAGTGGAGGGTGTCCAGGAAAGCGGGGTCGGAAGGCGCCCCTTCCCTCACCGCATCCTGCAGGGCCTCCAGGTAGCCCCGGATATTGGTGAGCGGGGTCCGCAGTTCGTGGGAGGCGTTCGAGACGAAGTCGCTCTTGACCTGAACGAGACGCCGTTCTTCCGTGATGTCCCGCAGGGTGAACAGGAAGTCCGTGCCCCTCTCCGGGGAATGCCTCACGGAAGTCCCGGAGAGGAGGACGGTGACCTCCCCTCCGGCCGTGTGGAGCGTGATCTCCGCCGGGGGGATCTCCCGACCGCTTTTCCAGGCGTCGATGAATCGGAGGATGTCCGGGTTCCGGATCGTCTCGGCGTACGGCTGTCCTTCCCGCGGGGGGATGGGGATCCCCAGGAAACGGGCAGCCTCGTGGTTGATCATGCGCACCGTCCGCCCGTCCGCGACGACGATCACCCCCTCCGACAGGTTTTCCAGCAGGGTCGCAAGCCGGGTCTTCTCCGCGTCCAGTTGGGCAATGGTCCGTTCCAGGTGGGCGGCGGTCTGGTTGAGAGCCGCGGCGACGTCTTCCAGCTCGTCGCCTGTTTGCAGGCGCAGGCGTCGGGAACGGTTTCCGGCGGAAAACTCCCCGGCGGCTTTCCGGATCTCTTCGAGGGGGCCGGTGACGTGCCGGGCGCGGATGGCTGTGCCGGCCAGCATCAGGAGAAAGGCCGCAAGCCCCGTCCCCCAGGTGATCGCCCGGACCCGGTCGAGCCGACGGTTGAACAGGGTGGCCGGGATGGAGGTCCGGGCGACCCCGACGATCCGCGTTCCGGAATGGATCGGGACGGCGCAGTACCTCTCGTCGTTTCCGACGGTGATGCTTCGCCGGGCGGAGAATCCGGTTTCCCCGGACAGCGCGGCGCGCACCTCCCTATGGTTGGCGTGGTTCTCCATGGAGGGGACATTGGCCGCCCCCATGGCGGAGTCCGCGACCACCTCCCCGCCGGGTAACACGATCGTCAGGCGCGTGTGGATGTCCTTCCCGATGCGGTCTCCCTCGGCCGCGATCGTATCCCGGTCGACAACCGGAGCCTCCAGGAGCGGGCGGAACATCTCCGACGCGAGGCGGGCCTGATTCACGAGACTCTGGTCCACCTCCTCGATGGCGTATCTCTTGAACTGGAGGTACCCGGCGACCCCGGCGAACGCGAGGGCGGTCCCGGTGATCACGAAGTACGTGAGAAAGAATTTCATGGCGATGGAAACCCGGCGCGGCATCGGTCATCTTTCCGGGATTTGGTAACCCACGTCCTTCACCGTCCGGATGGCGTCGACCAGAAACGGGATCTTCTGGCGGATCTTCGCGATGTGGACATCCACCGTGCGGTCGGTGACGTGGGTTCCTTCTCCCCAGACCCTCGCAAGGATCGTCTCCCGGGAGAGAACGCGCCCGGCGGAGGAGAGCAGGGTCTGGAGGATGCGGAACTCCTTCGGTGTGAGGGGGACGGGTTTGCCGCGGAGGAGGACCTCGTGGCGGGGGACGTCCATCCGCAAGTCGCCGAAGACGTACTCCTCTTTTTCCGCCTCCTCGGGAGCGGGAACCGCGCGCCGGATGACGGCCTTGATTCGGGCGACGACCTCCCGGGGGCTGAACGGCTTCGGAATGTAATCGTCGGCGCCCAGTTCCAACCCGACGATCCTGTCCGTCTCATCCCCCTTGGCGGTCAGCATCACGACGGGGATCCGGGAGGTCGCGGGGGCGGTCCGGATCTTCCGGAGCAGTTCCAGCCCGTCCATCCCCGGGAGCAAAATGTCGAGAAGGATCAGTTCCGGCTTCTCCGTTCTCGCCTTCTCCCACCCGGTCTCCCCGTCGGGAGCCACCGTCGGCGAAAATCCTTCCCTGCGGAGGTAGTGGGCGAGCAGATCCCGGATCTCCTTCTCGTCTTCCACGATGAGGATGGATCGTCCCACTGCGTCCTCCTGCGCAATCTTTCGGGACCCATTATATATGGTTGCGGAAAGGGGTGGGGGAGCCGGGATGCGGCCGCGGCACGCAGGTTGGCCGGCTGTCCGCAGGGAGGAGAGGGAACCCGTTCCTCTCTTATCCCGGCGAGCCGGACGCCGGTTTCTCCTTGGCGTAGGCGACCGGCACGACGATCCTGACGACGGCGTCCGTCATCGTGAACCGGACGGGAAGCGGCCCGAGATAATCCCCGTCCACCTGGGCGGCGGAGGGGATCCGGGAGCGGACGAAAACCGACGGCGTCTCTTGGATCAGGACGTCCGGGGATCCGGCATGTTTTCCCCGGAGGACGTTCCAGGTGAACTTGAGGATCGGCCATCGCCCGAGTTTGCGAAGGGCCACCACCTGGAGCGTGTCCCCCTCGAGGTTCCCGGAAGGCGCCATGATCACCCCGCCTCCGTACTTTTTTCCCCGGCAGATGATGACGGCCTGCGCCTCCACCCGCTCCTTTCCCGGCATTTCCATCCAGAGGCTCGGCTGCTCCCGGAGGAGATGCACTGCCCCCGCCAGGAAATACGCCCCGATGCCGAGGTAGTGCTTTCCCCGGGCGCCCATCCGCGCCAGCACCTCGGCGTCGAACCCCGCGGAGGCCAAAAGCAGAAAGTGCCTCTCCTCGGCTATTGCGAGCCGCACCGCGATCGTCTTGCCCGCGGACAACAGGGAGAGGCATCCCTCCACGGACCCGGGGAGCCCCACCTCCGCGGCGAACACGTTCCCCGTGCCGTGGGGGACCACCAGGAGCCGGGTCGCCGTTCCGGCAAGCCCGTTGACGACCTC from Candidatus Deferrimicrobiaceae bacterium includes:
- the pstS gene encoding phosphate ABC transporter substrate-binding protein PstS; its protein translation is MRKNLFALGLALFGMVIGFAGTTPGIAADSLTVTGAGATFPYPLYSKWFYEYSNAHPGVNFNYQSIGSGGGIRQVTAGTVDFGATDAPMTDEEMAKLPGPILHIPTAIGAVAVVYHLGAVGPGLRLTPDALAEIFLGKITKWNDPKIALPNPGAKLPGSDIVVAHRSDGSGTTDIFTNYLATVSAEWKEKVGRGKSVRWPVGLGGKGNEGVAGAVKQTPGAIGYVELAYATQNKMAMAALRNREGNFVLPSLEATSEAAAGAAKTMPADFRVSLVDAPGKDAYPICGLTWILLYKDQKDEAKGKALVTFLKWAMSDGQKMNAPLLYAPIPKPVVEKVDATLKQIQYKGKSLY
- the phoU gene encoding phosphate signaling complex protein PhoU, whose product is MKRHFSQELTNIREAVLRMGGLVEHMTHLSVQALADRKTELFAEVRAMETQVNQLHIDIDEACLEFLARRQPAATDLRFITAAMKINTDMERIGDQAINIVERAESLLAVPLLKPLIDIPRMAEIAEEMLKAALDAFVGGDADLAYQNILKDDAVDQLKDQVLRELLTYMISDPKTIPRAMDLILVSRHLERVADHATNICEDVIFMVKGKDVRHQGRLA
- a CDS encoding ATP-binding protein; protein product: MPRRVSIAMKFFLTYFVITGTALAFAGVAGYLQFKRYAIEEVDQSLVNQARLASEMFRPLLEAPVVDRDTIAAEGDRIGKDIHTRLTIVLPGGEVVADSAMGAANVPSMENHANHREVRAALSGETGFSARRSITVGNDERYCAVPIHSGTRIVGVARTSIPATLFNRRLDRVRAITWGTGLAAFLLMLAGTAIRARHVTGPLEEIRKAAGEFSAGNRSRRLRLQTGDELEDVAAALNQTAAHLERTIAQLDAEKTRLATLLENLSEGVIVVADGRTVRMINHEAARFLGIPIPPREGQPYAETIRNPDILRFIDAWKSGREIPPAEITLHTAGGEVTVLLSGTSVRHSPERGTDFLFTLRDITEERRLVQVKSDFVSNASHELRTPLTNIRGYLEALQDAVREGAPSDPAFLDTLHSNVLRMEDLVNDLLQLSRAESAHLALSREEIPLPVFLDRVASLHRSVAEQRGKSFLVEPGEDITLRADLRSLTLAVSNLVDNAIRHGREHGRIRLRGSGREGAIRIEVEDDGPGIPREHLPRIFERFYRVDKGRSREIGGTGLGLSIAKHIVEAHGGSIRVESRMGEGTKFLIRIPAGIPARDS
- the pstC gene encoding phosphate ABC transporter permease subunit PstC; amino-acid sequence: MKLRGNIKDYLFEKTTALFALGVLTLTLLLFGLLVRESLPAIRKIGASFATNTTWDPVLEEFGALPFLYGTVVSSFLAILIALPLGVGAAIFINEFAPEWLKTPISFLAELLAAIPSVIYGLWGIFVLVPILRDYFMKPASRVLGWIPLFQGPVYGPSMLAAGVLLSIMILPFILSVSREVLATVPRVQKEAVLSLGGTHWEMIRIVIGQHCIPGIFGATILGLGRALGETMAVTMVIGNRPDIVLSLFQPGYSMAAVIANEFTEATGDLYLSALVEIGLVLFLLTIVVNFAAKLILKRFTPAESKRTGR
- a CDS encoding response regulator transcription factor gives rise to the protein MGRSILIVEDEKEIRDLLAHYLRREGFSPTVAPDGETGWEKARTEKPELILLDILLPGMDGLELLRKIRTAPATSRIPVVMLTAKGDETDRIVGLELGADDYIPKPFSPREVVARIKAVIRRAVPAPEEAEKEEYVFGDLRMDVPRHEVLLRGKPVPLTPKEFRILQTLLSSAGRVLSRETILARVWGEGTHVTDRTVDVHIAKIRQKIPFLVDAIRTVKDVGYQIPER
- the pstB gene encoding phosphate ABC transporter ATP-binding protein PstB, encoding MENAIEVKTLSAWFGDHQVLKDITMGIRRNSVTSVMGPSGCGKSTFIRCLNRMHELTPGFRTAGEVLFDGRNVLSEEVDPVLLRRKVGMVFQQPNPFPRMSVYDNVAVGLRLNGRRKSRGEIADVVEKSLRMAALWEEVKDHLDQMGSSLSGGQQQRLCIARALAVEPEVLLMDEPCSALDPVSTSKIEDLIEDLSEKYTIVVVTHNMQQAARISDSVAFFLLGELIEMDKSAKMFTNPSDKRTEEYITGRFG
- a CDS encoding diacylglycerol kinase family protein, whose protein sequence is MIRVIYNPVAGPRMVRKIDRVREILSAGKIPFEIRETAGPGDAVILAREAAHVGMDAAVAVGGDGTVNEVVNGLAGTATRLLVVPHGTGNVFAAEVGLPGSVEGCLSLLSAGKTIAVRLAIAEERHFLLLASAGFDAEVLARMGARGKHYLGIGAYFLAGAVHLLREQPSLWMEMPGKERVEAQAVIICRGKKYGGGVIMAPSGNLEGDTLQVVALRKLGRWPILKFTWNVLRGKHAGSPDVLIQETPSVFVRSRIPSAAQVDGDYLGPLPVRFTMTDAVVRIVVPVAYAKEKPASGSPG
- the pstA gene encoding phosphate ABC transporter permease PstA, which encodes MKSVAYRRKATDRIMKALFLLSAFLVILPLFLIFSDLLWKGAKELKWSLLTDLPRPVGEPGGGIANGILGTLTVAGLAMAGGIPLAVLSGIYLAEYGKGAFASVVRFAVDLLAGVPSIIMGIFGYVLWVLPMKRFSALAGASALAMIFLPIVVRTTEEMLKTVPVPVREAALALGIERWKTTLFITVRTASAGIVTGILLAMARIVGETAPLLFTALGNQFWQTGLDQPIAAVPLQVFTYAISPYDDWHDKAWAGAVVLILLVLVLSIGARLLVRTRR